The genomic window gtatttgagagacaacaagtggtCATTGCGCAaatatatttatgttttcaataaacattggagacgaaatacagattacatgttgtcaacaatctaagtcAACCTGTTTTCCCCGTGGTTTTCGTCATGATTGAAGTATTGTAAGAGGCCCATAATGTTGTTATTTAAGTccgatttggatatatttggctgttttcgctGCATAACATGTAGAAGTTGTCTCTTTtcagtgactgctaaatgctaccTCTGGTTCATATAAGCCTACATAAATCGGTGGTGGTAGTCAAATTCGTTTTTAACTtttaatgcagttgattggtaacCATGACATGAACATGTTTGGATTGACATCCATGCAAGCGTTATGCTCAGATTTTCACCTCAAATTAGTGTGAAATACACAAACAATGGCCTTGATGTAGGTTCATTTTAATGGGGGGGCAATGAGGAGTGTCAGGATCTTTCCCCCCCCCCATGTGTTTTCATGTcaattccattgttttggtcgagttTGATTGACCGTCTTTACCGCATCTATGCCTTGCAAAATAATAATCGATGGGAAGGGTGACCTGACCTCGTCTGACTCCTCGCGCATCCTCAGTCAGAGCCTTGTGAGACAGTCTTTGTCCTCCACCTCTTACCCAGAGACAGTACTGCACGAGATTTGCAGGTACAGTAAGAGGTGCCTCATGCAACTCATGCAACATGAGATCCTATGCTTTGGGTCGTTTGtgatttctcccccccccccccccccccccccctttggctGCGAGTCCAGTTTTTAGTTGCTGGATTAATCGgcctgtatgaaatgtatgcattcactactataagtcgctctggataagagcgtctgctaaatgactaaaatgtaaatgtaatgtctgcTCTGAAATAGATGACTATAAATCACTTGTACAATGCAGACTAACTGCCAACTACGGCCTATGTGTTTTGCTCTCTAACATTTCCTGGCTAGTAGGGCAATAGTTCCCTCAGCTAATATGATTTGGTGGAATGAAGCTTGTCTGGGCCAGAAGCAGCGGAGGAGGGGGGAGGCGAGCATTGTGGCTCCTAATTCCTCTCACATGCTGCTAGTTAGGGCCAGTAGGGCGAGGGCTgcctgctccttcagctcagcacactctggactgcagactgaGCCGGAGCTCCACAGCTCTTCCAGTGATATGGTGTCAAATCTGCCATGGATGTGTGACTGCATTGGGGAGCAAGACATTGAGGAAAGGAGTGGAGGCCATCACTGAGGGTGGGAACACTGAAACGCAGTGTGTTGGGTGGCCCGTGCCTGCCTTACACATGTAGGCTAAAGGGGCCACTCTTCACCACCAGTCGTAAGCAACAGACAGGCTTCAAGGTGTCCACCATGTCTTCTGCTCTTAGTAATAATGACTACCTGTGGAGGGAGATCCAAGGGTCAGTATTGTCCTGCTCTGGAGGGAAGAGTTAAAGGAAAACCTGATGTTTTATCTTGATGACAGCATAAGACTAATTTGCCGCTGGTGGACTGTCTGTAGCAGTTGAGGAAGTTTATGGGgcgtttttattattttaatttgtTATTGCCTGGTTCTAGTAGCGACTGGGAAAATGTTCTTGTGATCATTCTATTTACCCTTCATTTATGGCAACGTGATATTGTTAGAGATTTTGCAATACATGATGATATAGGCTATTGTAGTAAGAGCTGCTGTGATAAAATGACCTACACTAATGGTATTGTGTTTTTGTCATCTTGCATTCAACGACCTGTTAAATGTGGAAATTGGCTACTTGACTTGTTCATGTTAACTACAGAATGCTGACTTGTTGGAGGTGGTTGTATTGGGATTCAGATATCCTCAGTCTGTCAGACGAAAGGGTTCATAAGAGCAGCTTTTCTCTATTGTTTGGGCATGGGACTTGATATACAGTGTGTGGTAGCTGTGTCAACTGGGCATGGGACTTGATATACAGTGTGTGGTAGCTGTGTCAACTGGGCATGGGACTTGATATACAGTGTGTGGTAGCTGTGTCAACTGGGCATGGGTCTTGATATACAGTGTGTGGTAGCTGTGTCAACTGGGCATGGGACTTGATATACAGTGTGTGGTAGCTGTGTCAACTGGGCATGGGACTTGATATACAGTGTGTGGTAGCTGTGTCAACTGGGCATGGGActtgatatacagtatgtgtggtaGCTGTGTCAACTGGGCATGGGActtgatatacagtatgtgtggtaGCTGTGTCAACTGGGCATGGGACTTGATATACAGTGTGTGGTAGCTGTGTCAACTGGGCATGGGACTTGATATACAGTGTGTGGTAGCTGTGTCAACTGGGCATGGGTCTTGATATACAGTGTGTGGTAGCTGTGTCAACTGGGCATGGGTCTTGATATACAGTGTGTGGTAGCTGTGTCAACTGGGCATGGGTCTTGATATACAGGGTGTGGTAGCTGTGTCAACTGGGCATGGGActtgatatacagtatgtgtggtaGCTGTGTCAACTGGGCATGGGTcttgatatacagtatgtgtggtaGCTGTGTCAACTGGGCATGGGTCTTGATATACAGGGTGTGGTAGCTGTGTCAACTGGGCATGGGTCTTGATATACAGGGTGTGGTAGCTGTGCCAACTGGGCATGGGTcttgatatacagtatgtgtggtaGCTGTGTCAACTGGGCATGGGTCTTTTGTTCTCTCTGCTCAATATACATTAACTTTTTTTcactaacattttttttttgtgttcgGTGAAATCAGGAACAGTGAGCCAGGAAATGATTAACCATGAAACAGGACAGCTGCTGAAAATAACACAAGACTTTTAGCTTTTCCTTCAATGAGATGTTTTTGTCTTTATGGAACATACCATGGTGTATTGATATCTTTGATAAAATATTTGTGAACTTAGGCCTACTAGGCCCCCCTCCTATCTCATCACACCAATAGGTGTAATGATAATAGGCTTACAGCAATAACCTAAATATCACTTCCTCTGTGTTATTTCAGCGCAAAGCTGGCATCACTTTTTGGACTGGACCAAGCAGCAAGTCAGGGGAATGAATCTTTTCAATATACAGCCCCTAAACAGCCCAGGAAGACCTCAAATCCAGGTAAAAACATAGCTTAACCGATGCAAGGAAATGTGACCAAAGTTTGGTTAATATGCTCAGGTGAACCTGAGAAGTGTTTACCGCATGTTTTCATTTCCAGGTCCTCCTGCCCAGAAACCTGCTGTCCCTCCCGGTGCTCCTGCAGTACTATTGGCTACAGCTATCCATGCTTTCAAATAGTGAGTATCTTTAAACTGTACAAATGACTAGAGATACCACCCCGTGGATCCTGTGACGTCATTAGACCCATTCATTGGTTTTGACTTAATCCATAACTGACGGTGCATCTTTCTGTTTAGTCTTAACGGACAGTATCAGATGCAAGGAAAGCTGGGAGCTGCAGTCCTGGGTAACCAAACAACAAAAGAGGTGAGACCAGAGTTGTGCTTTTATTGGAAACTGTCCATTTTCATGAGAATTCTATCGCTTTGAAAATGCTTGTCGTCATGCGAGTTTGCTACCATTGATCTAAAAGTTCCCTGTCTGTTTTCTCGCAGTACAAACTCTTGCTTTACATCAGTCAGCAGAAACAAGTGACTGCGGCCAAGATTCATGTTGGCTTCATCTTTACGGtgagttttttgttttgttgttgtcagaGGAAGCTGAGCAAGTGAAAAGAGAGCCAGTAAGCTTCTCCAAAAGAATCTCACTCTCTCCCGTTGTCTCCTGCAGGTTCAGCCCAACAACTACTGCACTTTTTATGATGACCAGCGCCAGAACTGGTCCCTGATGTTTGACACAGAGAAAGCTGCTGTAGACTTTTGTAAAGAGGTGATGGACAGCTAAGCTTAGGTCATGTTTAATTGCGTTGTGCAGAATTTCTTTTAACAGTGGTATAAAAGTGATTTTAAATTGGCTGTTTCTTTCATTTAGGTGTGTTTGGCAAAAGTGAACAGCGCCCCCTCCTTAGATATGGTGGTGGTGCAGGACCTGACACTAGGGGAGGGGCAGGGAGTTGAGAATGGAGACTCCCTGGAGGTGACATACACAGGCTGGCTCCTGCAGAACCATGCCGTCGGTCAGGTAAGATACGGCTGTGTGTGTTGTGCCATTTGAGATTAGTGCTTCGCTCATTGCTGTGTGTCCTCTTTGCCCTAGGAGCTAGTGGTACAGCAGTGTTCTTGTAATGTTCAACttttgtttcaggtgtttgacTCCAACCTGAACAAAGACAAGCTGCTACGACTGAAACTTGGCGCTGGAAAAGTGATTAAGGTGATTCATTGATGTACAATGGGTGAATAATGTGGGTCGTATAGGCACCGCTACCACCTCTGTTCTAAAGAAGAATAGTAGGGGCATTCCATACCAGACTTGCATGGGGAATGCACagcttcctctgtcctctctgatTGCTAGGGCTGGGAGGAGGGCATGGTGGGTATGAGGAAGTCAGGCCGGCGTCTCATGGTGATCCCCCCCAGTCTGGGCTATGGGTCCCAGGGAGTGGCCAACCGCATCCCAGCAGACAGCACACTCATCTTTGAGGCAGAGCTACGACGGGTAGGACCTCCAGCATCTCGCAAATGGGACTCTCCTGTAACTCTTAAGCCTAAATGTAATATGTAATTAGTGTTTTTGTCTCATCATGCCCTCCTGTTGTGTCCCCAGGTGAAGTTGGCGAAAGACGGTGGGTCTGACCGTGCCAGTGCTGAGTCTCGGGGCTCTGCTGCCTCTTCACCTGCCCCCAGTGTGGAGAACCCGGGTCTGGACCTCCCGGCAGTGCCAACTCTGCCCCGTGCTACAAGCCCCGGGAGACCAGGGTAAAAGCATGGGTTTATCTGAACACACTCACAACCAGCTCTTTTCTGTCTTTGTTCCTCTTTCCATTGTTTTCACCATCTCTTTTTCAGGGAACCACCACTTTGGGCAAAGTCGAATTCCATCAGTGAACAGTTGCCAGTGagtgctttctctctttctcatctgaGTCACATTAGACTTTTATATAAAACAGGCACAGCTAGGGCTGTGGCGATCATAATATTTTGTCAgatggttattgtcatgcaaaagactgccggtctcacggttaTTGACTGTTAAtgaacataaacacgtttagcatctccagttgaatctcaaatttggactcatcagaccaaaggacagatttccaccggtctaatggccattgcttgtgtttcttggcccaagcaagtctcttcttattggtgtcctttattaatggtttctttgtagcaattttaccatgaaggtctgattcacgcagtctcctctgaacagctgatgttgagatgtgtctgttacttgaactctgtgaagcatttattttggctgcaatttctgaggctggtaactctaatgaacttatcctctgcagcagaagtaactctgggtcttcctttcctgtggtggtcctcatgagagccagtttcattatagcgcttgatggtttttgcgactgcattttccggattgactgaccttcatgtcttaaagtaatgatggactgtcgtttctctttacttattagagctgttcttgccataatatggacttggtcttttaccaaatagggctatcttctgtataccacccctaccttgtcacaacacaactgattggatcaaacgcattaagaaggaaagaaattccacaaatgaacttctgacaaggcacacctgttaattgaaatgcattccaggtgactacctcatgaagctggttgagggaatgctaagaatgtgcaaagcagtcatcaaggcaaagggtggctactttgaagaatctcaaatatatttaattatttaacactttattttttggttacttcatgattccatgtgttatttcatagttttgatgtcttcactattattctacaatgtagaaaatagtaaaaatacttttgactggtactgtgtttgtgtatgtatataGAGATTAGTATTTTATTTATATCTTCTAGGTTTAGTTATACCTAAAGGGTTCCCTCAATTAATTATCCTATTACTAAGCTATTCAAATAACCTACAATGAGTGCATTTGTATTTGAACTGTAAGCCACCCTGCACAATCagtgaaccaacagcatcgcctagggCCATACATTCTCTCCCAGAATCACAGACATTTTGGAGAGTAGCATAAGGTAagcagtccatccagtatgcataatgaTACAGTTCACACTCCAAAGACGATTactttaatttgtttaattttggagtaGTGGCTACCAATTACAGTATGTACCAAAGACATTAAATTAGTTTTGTTTGATGTTTTCTGCCATGCATAATATGTAATATGTGGTAGTCTATGTATTATATTACAGcaaaaatcattattttaattctgttttttgggggggcttggACTCGTAAGCCTATGCATAAACTCTTAATATGCATGtgggtgttttgaattaatcatcaccttagaaagcgctgtccatttctTTGTTAGACTTTGAAACAATATCCACAACAAACATGTTTTACActttcaacctgctgttgaacttttttcttcaaattgatcagtcACAGTGAGTTGAGTTTTAAAATCACAATACTGttttgataagtgtttgatgtgattttcggtTGTATTTGCATTGacgtcagagtggttagaggaacaatagagccctgagtacctgaccattaggacctgatggtgggacaatagagccctgactgtgactcaacggtcacgtggaattttactgcggtcttgactcatgactgctggtgtggcggtaatactgTTCACAGCAACAGCCTTAGGCACAGCTGACCTGATGAAGTATAACCTATTCCTTCATCTTCCCATTGCTCCAGAATCCAGACGCCACCAAAGCCAAGCTGATCTCTCGCATGGCCAAGATGGGCCAGCCCATGTTGCCCTTCATGGCAGGGCCCTCCTCCCAGCCAGACTCCAGCGACTCAGAAATGGAGGTGAGATGAAGGGTTTATTTTCATATAGCTGTACCTACAGTATATTAGCTGAGATAAGTATTCAAGAGAGAATCTGTCTTCCTCCAGGACCCCAGAGTGAAGGAGCgtcctcctgctccctctcctgTACACAGCTCCACTGCCCCCCAAGCTCCAGTGCAAGGTGAGCTCTCCCACAACCTCTGCTGGAGTCATCACtcccatgtttttttttatttttaagaccACTGTCTTGTATTGCTGTAAAACTTCCTTTTCAGGGTGTCTGTTTGTTAATGCCTTGGAGGTTGCCTTTGGATGACATTTCTGtttgtacatattttttttttcctcAAGTGCTTTCTCACCCTCACGGGGCATCGCCCTCTGCCTTGATGCCTGTTGCTATGACAACTGTTGCTCCGCAGCCTGTGATGTCAGGCTCCGCCCATGCCTTTCAGGTGAGAATGACCCATGTCGTCTTCATCGTTCAACTGTCAAAAATGTAACTAATTTCCATGCTATTTTGTATTGACTCTAAGGCTAACCTCCCTTTCTAATGAAGTTCTCCTCATTCTCTGTTGTCATTTAAATCAGTCCGTTATGTTCTTTCACAGCCTTACGCCTACCCACAGTCCTCTATGTCTCCCTCTCAACTTCAACCAATGGGCCAGATGTACCCCACCCAGGCAGTACCATACATGGGAGGCACTGGCGAGGTCACTTCCTTCCTTTTGGCTGAAGCTCGGCAGCATAACACTGAGATCCGATTTGCTGTTGGCAAAGTGGCAGATAAAGTGGACCAGTTGGCTTCAAAGGTCAGCAGTAATATGAagggtatttctatggttttatCAGACATCACTTTTTCACTTCTCATCGATCCTCATGTTTTGACAGGTTGACGACCTTCAGAGGCAAGGAGGTCACTCATTGGCTGTGCCCAGTGTCACTATGGAAACTGCCATGATTATGCACAACATCCAAAGAATCATTCAGGTATGGGGTGGGGGGATTTTAAGCTTTCAATttctttaaatatatatttattgatCATTAAATGTGTAACTGTCTTTATAGGAAAATGAATCTTTAAAGAAGGACGTGTACGAGAAGAGCTCACGTATAGAGGAGCAGAACCGCAAGATCGGGGAGCTCATCAACCAGAACCAGAGGTAAGACAGACATTGACCTGCTGTAGGAGACGGACATTGACCGGCTGTAGGAGACGGACATTGACCGGCTGTAGGAGACGGACATTGACCGGCTGTAGGAGACGGACATTGACCTGCTGTAGGAGACGGACATTGACCGGCTGTAGGAGACGGACATTGGGCATATCTGAAGTGGCATCCTATTCCTATACTGCACTACATTTGGCCAGAGCAGAATCAGCAGTTGGAGCCATTTCAGGCACAGCCACGTTTCCATTCAAGCTGAATTTCCCTGTTGTTGTCGTCCAGGTACATGGAGCAGAGTAACCTGCTGATGGAGCAGAGGAATGATTCCCTAAAGTCCTCAAGTGAACACAACCAGGCCCGGGCACTGCAGGCCGAGCAGGATAAGGTAGATCACCCACCCTACGTCTGTATATATACTGTTATCACCCTGCAAGGATCAACAAATGTTCCCTTATACTCCCCCAGCCAGTGGCAGTATGAGGTGTAATTATTTAGTCCCATAGCGATGGCTCTAGGAATTCTTTTCATGACTAAAAGGTTTATTACAGGATCTAACATGGCTGTGGGGATTTCAGTGGCGTTTACGTGAACTTTGGTGTGTCTGGGGACTAACAGAATCTCACCTCCAGCCACTGCTCCTGGCTCTTTGTCCTGCGGTGTTAGTCTCAGGACCTTTAGTAGTGACCGTTCTCTCTTTCCAGCATgctctgcctcaggacctggGCTTGGGCCAGGTGAGCCTGTTTGctcactctctacctccctccacttgTCATCTTCCCCATCCCTCTTTTCGCTGACTTTTCTTTCATTTCATTTTTCTTCAACCCTTTCCTCATTATCAGTCATCTTCTTCCCACAGGGTCATGCTGTTCGAGTCCATGttaattctgtctctcactcatcATGTCCAGCCAATCACCACCACTGTCAACTCCCTGTCTATGGCCGTGTCCCAAAAATGTGAGATGGCCTCCTTTCCTCGTCGCCTTTCGTTCATGACCACTGGAAAAAAGGGCTAGACACGGACAGGTCCCACCATGTTGCTTTGCTTCTAGTCAGATTAGTGATCATAAAGGAAAGAAGATGAGGAAAATAAGCAAATCTGAGGTTATTGGGACGCCAGCCTGTCTCTGGGCTGTGTATTGTGTAGACAGACAACACTGGTGACTAACAGTGCTTGTCTCTGTCCCTCAGGTAcgtctgacagaggagctggccACGTGCACAGCGCGGGTGTCCCAGCTGCAGCAGGAGGCCACGTCTCACCAGCAGAGGGCTGCAGAGCTGCAGAACAAACTGACCTCTGCCCTGCAGGACGGCGACACACACTGCACGCGCATCTCCTCCTTAGAGACCCAACTGGAAGGTACTACTGTTACACAATGTGTTTTATTTAGAGAGGTGTCACTGAGAGGGTTTTATGAGGGTGTGTTCATCTTGGTGTAGGACGGAGGAAGTGTCActaaaggggtgtgtgtgtgtagagctgaAGGAGACGGCAGAGAGGGGCCAGGCTCAGTACCGCACAGAGAAGCAGAAACGCAAAGGGATGGATCTCCGGGTGAACAACATGGAGGAGGAGCTGCAGGACCTGAAGGCTGACAAAGAAAGTATGGAACGAGTGAGTATGGCACACAGTAAATGTTGCTGGTTTATCTTTTAGATTTGGGCACCAATGCTTATGTCAGTGTGCTTGGGCCTCCTCTCAGACGTCCATGGTAGAAATTGCCCAGAGGCAGAGCTCTAGGATCAGCGTACAGATCTCAGTTCAGCTCTCTTCACTCCtaaaccataaccttaaccattagaatTGGAGAAGGACCTAAAACTGACGTTAGATCGGTGTCTAAgggtatcatcatcatcatcatcatccttctTAGATGGTGTCGGACAGGAAGAGGAAgtggcaggcagagaggcagcgGTGtgatgaggagatggaggagcTGAGGAGAAGTAGCCAGCAGGACATGGAAAGTCTGAGGACACAGCTCCGCAAGGCCAGGACCAGCACTGGCCAGGCAGCCTCAGAACAGGTACTGTACAGTGTTTCCCCTAAATTAATCAGCAGCGGCGGGCTCCACTATTAAATCATGGCCGCCACTCCCAAAAATATGATGTACATTTTtatgtgtatatttatttatttatttatttatttatttatttatatatatatattattctttTTGTGTGATGGTAAAACATTTTCAGTTTAAAGTTAAacaactaaaaccagatataaagtatgtagaaaagataatggacctatatattttttaataagatcatctttgagaactaataGCCACCAGAGTAAAAACTAGACCTtaactaggtttctatccaatttgcgacagattttcatgcgaatgtTCTAAAATCTGCATTTTCCCActagagatgtttccatcaaaatGACTTTTttgcggataaaaggctgtgtgtgatgacgtagtgcacgtaaaaataactttttttttgccGTTAAATTCCCATGCACCGAattaaaaatacaagttaaatgggtttccatcacattttcaactctactgatggttttgtcacagtTATATAACTGgtccactctggtcttggcacgtgagCTCTAGCCTAACCAACAGCTCACCGTAGGCTAACTACATTATGACATTATTATGGATATGAGCAATattaattgtatttgtcaaacggaagctaagcatcgatcatcatgtcaccagaataagaccctcaatgtttattggaaaggagcatcaagttcaccaccctgtgaagttcatcagaacttatttcatctgtagcctaataaactgcaggCTTTTCTGGGTCGTAGTGAGAGGACCGTAAAACATATCATGTGActcccaagtttacttcgattttga from Salmo trutta chromosome 9, fSalTru1.1, whole genome shotgun sequence includes these protein-coding regions:
- the LOC115199921 gene encoding FK506-binding protein 15 isoform X2, with product MEIFCHLLEGDAKLASLFGLDQAASQGNESFQYTAPKQPRKTSNPGPPAQKPAVPPGAPAVLLATAIHAFKYLNGQYQMQGKLGAAVLGNQTTKEYKLLLYISQQKQVTAAKIHVGFIFTVQPNNYCTFYDDQRQNWSLMFDTEKAAVDFCKEVCLAKVNSAPSLDMVVVQDLTLGEGQGVENGDSLEVTYTGWLLQNHAVGQVFDSNLNKDKLLRLKLGAGKVIKGWEEGMVGMRKSGRRLMVIPPSLGYGSQGVANRIPADSTLIFEAELRRVKLAKDGGSDRASAESRGSAASSPAPSVENPGLDLPAVPTLPRATSPGRPGEPPLWAKSNSISEQLPNPDATKAKLISRMAKMGQPMLPFMAGPSSQPDSSDSEMEDPRVKERPPAPSPVHSSTAPQAPVQVLSHPHGASPSALMPVAMTTVAPQPVMSGSAHAFQPYAYPQSSMSPSQLQPMGQMYPTQAVPYMGGTGEVTSFLLAEARQHNTEIRFAVGKVADKVDQLASKVDDLQRQGGHSLAVPSVTMETAMIMHNIQRIIQENESLKKDVYEKSSRIEEQNRKIGELINQNQRYMEQSNLLMEQRNDSLKSSSEHNQARALQAEQDKVRLTEELATCTARVSQLQQEATSHQQRAAELQNKLTSALQDGDTHCTRISSLETQLEELKETAERGQAQYRTEKQKRKGMDLRVNNMEEELQDLKADKESMERMVSDRKRKWQAERQRCDEEMEELRRSSQQDMESLRTQLRKARTSTGQAASEQLAQLQAELEEEWKGKCEQALASAKEQQGREMAELAEQRDTLEQRLTQLQEKFSALKQSRNSEEQCLLQQQGQDEEQQVLQEKYSGLEEQWSAVRQKLEGRVAELERRLAEQGGQADSAGQDTAGEVKRVMNGVFHSLRGEFDLHETYTGSTVLGVIVNTIKSVTLQLLNGSERSSSHLREEEVEDSDVRHREERPAQDAHVNGKEEEEEEEQQRTDPEQLSESSVQREGDPRDLQERARLEAVPETKKPTRVEPEADIDTDPEHKPLSTQPRPPSPQLQGEITTEPSEPTGINPEESLPSEIGQKTQSEGDVSSPEVKKVSVTIEGPLGELKRTSSKAASSQTQLPPPPSPLYGSPGKVTSLTEGVGEENGKETFFLSTAPTKPPPTEEDDDELSLKGQPPPAPLFGDEEDEDDDLDWLG